The following are encoded in a window of Gasterosteus aculeatus chromosome 5, fGasAcu3.hap1.1, whole genome shotgun sequence genomic DNA:
- the lrrc3ca gene encoding leucine-rich repeat-containing protein 3B: MPLLSDWLLRHLVVMCLLLHSLVLVTFCFHDAATGCSDGCYCSESGSGGKTVRCSNLQLTEIPQDIPNDTRHVYLDFNLFTAVPANAFADLPYLVELDLSHNEISRLEPGAFRGLGSTLQFLDISSNKLVNFDPEAFEGLRARANLTNNPWHCDCNLQMAMPRVDLEPASLTGIVCQTSEPEQIGVQGLAFLLAPDIDLCVVMKRTTDVAMLVVMFGWFSMVISYLVYYVRANTEDARRHLEYLKSLPGIQGKSEESSTISTVV; this comes from the coding sequence ATGCCCCTTCTTTCAGACTGGTTACTGCGCCACCTGGTGGTcatgtgtttgctgctgcacAGCCTGGTGCTCGTGACCTTTTGCTTCCACGATGCTGCTACCGGCTGCTCCGACGGCTGCTACTGCTCTGAGAGCGGCAGCGGCGGGAAGACGGTGCGCTGCAGCAATCTGCAGCTTACGGAGATCCCCCAGGATATTCCCAACGACACGCGACACGTGTACCTGGACTTCAACCTCTTCACCGCGGTCCCAGCGAATGCTTTCGCAGATTTGCCCTACCTGGTCGAACTGGATCTATCGCACAACGAAATAAGCCGGTTGGAGCCAGGGGCGTTCAGGGGCCTGGGCTCCACGCTACAGTTCCTAGACATCTCTTCTAACAAGTTAGTCAACTTTGACCCTGAGGCCTTCGAGGGCCTGCGGGCTCGCGCCAACCTCACGAACAACCCGTGGCATTGTGACTGCAACTTGCAGATGGCCatgccccgcgtggacctggagCCGGCGTCGCTGACGGGCATCGTGTGCCAGACTTCGGAACCGGAGCAAATAGGAGTTCAGGGACTCGCCTTCCTGTTGGCACCGGACATAGACCTGTGTGTGGTGATGAAGAGGACTACAGATGTGGCCATGCTGGTCGTCATGTTCGGCTGGTTCAGCATGGTCATCTCCTACCTGGTCTACTACGTCAGGGCTAATACAGAGGACGCCCGCAGACACCTGGAGTATCTCAAGTCGTTACCCGGCATACAGGGCAAGTCAGAGGAGTCCTCCACCATTAGTACGGTGGTGTAG
- the top2a gene encoding DNA topoisomerase 2-alpha isoform X1 translates to MAEPLKQSLFDNKPMEKIKKDPKRMSVERIYQKKTQLEHILLRPDTYIGSVEPVTQQMWVYDEDDGLNCRDVTFVPGLYKIFDEILVNAADNKQRDKKMSTIKINIDIENNTISVWNNGRGIPVVEHKVEKVYVPALIFGQLLTSSNYDDDEKKVTGGRNGYGAKLCNIFSTKFTVETSCKESKKSFKQVWYDNMSRTGDSQIKPFDGEEYTCITFRPDLAKFKMSILDRDTVALMTRRAYDIAGVSKGVRVFFNDKKLPLTGFRSYVDMYVKDRVDELGAALTVVHEVVNDRWEVCLTTSEKGFQQVSFVNSIATTKGGRHVDYVADQVVSKLIEVVKKKNKAGVAVKPFQVKNHLCVFVNCLIENPTFDSQTKENMTLQQKTFGSTCPLSDKFIKQATSCGVVESIMNWVKFKAQTQLNKKCSTVKHTKIKGVPKLDDANDAGGKNSIGCTLILTEGDSAKTLAVSGLGVVGRDHYGVFPLRGKMLNVREATLKQIMENAEINSIIKIIGLQYKKNYSDPESLKSLRYGKIMIMTDQDQDGSHIKGLLINFIHHNWPSLLRHNFLEEFITPIIKATHKKSQLSFYSIPEYNAWKQSQPNQKAWKIKYYKGLGTSTSQEAKEYFSDMQRHRIPFKYSGPEDDEAISLAFSKKKVDERKEWLTNFMVNRRQRRAHNLPEDYLYSQSTKSLSYNDFVNKELVLFSNSDNERSIPCLVDGLKPGQRKVLFSCFKRNDKREVKVAQLAGSVAEMSAYHHGEISLMMTIVGLAQNFVGSNNLNLLQPLGQFGTRLHGGKDSASPRYIFTMLSPLARLLFPAVDDNLLKYNVDDNQRVEPEWYLPIIPTVLVNGAEGIGTGWASKIPNYNIREIVSNIHRLLSGDEPLPMLPNYKGFRGTIDQVMDNQFINSGEVAIVDSTTIEISELPVKTWTQCYKENVLEPMLNGSDKVPPLITDYKEYHTDTTVRFVVKMTEEKLCEAEAAGLHKVFKLQNTLTCNSMVLFDHVGSLIKYESVQDVLKAFFELRMKYYVLRKDWLVGMLGAESAKLTNQARFILEKIEGSLVIENKPKKELIRMLQQMGYDSDPVKAWKQAQEKNVDIVEEEQEEGAEEEEEEDTSGPDYNYLLSMPMWYLTKEKKDELCKQRDAKLTELNTLKKKAPTDLWKEDLAAFLEELEVVEEKEKEAARMPVAKKGPAKGKALKVKQETQPTPQGRRVVPRITSTMKAEANKKACLRRGEGKRPKNVKTEKVVVKMEFGEEEENEGPGEEMSLAARLGKKPRVMKREKEVSKSSRQSTLQFKPVSKKPKKNPWSDDDSEANVSDSEMDEEVAPREKVQRKTKAAVTYNMSDSESEVDDRGAKAAPRRRAVASDDEDDFVPEPTADSDADSPAPRPKAPEPPRKETAKSKATVKSKLSSQSDDQLAPPKAPAQRKTKAAPKKSASARKPAAKKAADVKQPSIVDALSKSKPAKRVPSFDSGDSDSDAKAPVTKAKQVKRKKVVSNDSDSSSGDLMSRLKAKTVTGKKTNSWDMDDSFQLSDQEAAAPLAARDKPARARKPVTYKLQSDSDSDDF, encoded by the exons ATGGCGGAACCACTGAAG CAGAGCCTCTTTGATAACAAGCCCATGGAAAAGATAAAGAAAGATCCCAAGCGGATGTCGGTGGAGAGAATCTATCAGAAGAAGACTCAGTTGGAGCACATTTTGCTCCGACCGGACACCTACATTGGATCTGTAGAGCCAGTCACCCAA CAAATGTGGGTGTACGATGAGGACGATGGACTGAACTGCCGTGATGTGACGTTTGTCCCTGGGCTTTACAAGATTTTTGATGAGATCCTTG TAAATGCAGCTGACAATAAGCAAAGGGACAAGAAGATGTCCACCATCAAGATCAACATAGACAT TGAAAACAACACCATCAGTGTGTGGAATAACGGGAGGGGGATCCCTGTGGTGGAGCACAAAGTGGAGAAGGTCTATGTGCCTGCTCTCATCTTTGGACAGCTCCTCACCTCCAGTAACTATGACGATGACGAGAAGAAAGTCACTG GTGGACGCAATGGATATGGCGCTAAACTTTGCAACATCTTTAGCACAAAGTTCACTGTAGAGACTTCCTGTAAGGAGTCAAAGAAGAGCTTCAAGCAG GTTTGGTATGACAACATGAGCAGGACCGGAGATTCCCAAATCAAACCCTTCGACGGGGAGGAATACACCTGCATCACCTTCAGGCCGGACCTCGCCAAGTTCAAGATGAGCATCCTGGACAGAGACACGGTGGCTCTGATGACCAGGCGGGCGTACGACATCGCTGGAGTCTCCAAGGGCGTTCGTGTGTTCTTCAACGACAAGAAGCTGCCA CTCACAGGTTTCCGTAGCTACGTGGACATGTACGTGAAGGACCGGGTGGACGAGCTCGGCGCCGCCCTCACCGTGGTCCACGAGGTCGTCAACGACCGCTGGGAGGTCTGCCTCACCACGAGCGAGAAGGGTTTCCAGCAAGTCAGCTTCGTCAACAGCATCGCTACGACCAAG GGAGGGAGGCACGTCGACTACGTTGCTGACCAGGTGGTTAGCAAGCTCATCGAagtggtgaagaagaagaacaaggcCGGGGTGGCCGTCAAGCCGTTCCAG GTGAAGaaccacctgtgtgtgtttgtcaattGCCTGATCGAGAACCCGACCTTTGACTCTCAGACCAAAGAGAACATGACGCTGCAGCAGAAGACCTTTGGCTCCACTTGTCCGCTCAGTGACAAGTTTATCAAACAG GCCACATCCTGCGGGGTTGTGGAGAGCATCATGAACTGGGTGAAGTTCAAGGCTCAGACCCAACTAAACAAGAAATGCTCAACCGTTAAGCACACAAAAATCAAAGGGGTGCCAAAGCTGGACGATGCCAACGATGCAG GTGGGAAGAACTCCATCGGCTGCACGCTCATCCTCACGGAGGGGGACTCGGCCAAGACGCTGGCCGTGTCTGGGCTGGGCGTGGTCGGCAGGGACCACTACGGCGTCTTCCCCCTCAGGGGAAAAATGCTCAACGTCCGGGAGGCAACGCTCAAGCAG ATAATGGAGAACGCCGAAATCAACAGCATCATTAAGATCATCGGCCTTCAGTACAAGAAGAACTACAGCGACCCGGAATCCCTCAAGAGTCTGCGTTATGGCAAGATCATGATCATGACCGATCAG GATCAAGACGGCTCCCACATCAAGGGGCTCCTAATCAACTTCATCCATCACAACTGGCCGTCTCTGCTGCGCCACAacttcctggaggagttcaTCACGCCCATCATCAAG GCAACTCATAAGAAGTCTCAGCTGTCCTTCTACAGTATCCCTGAATACAACGCATGGAAGCAAAGCCAGCCCAACCAAAAAGCTTGGAAGATAAAATACTACAAAG GTTTGGGAACCAGCACATCTCAGGAAGCCAAGGAGTACTTCTCTGACATGCAGAGACACCGGATCCCATTCAAGTACTCCGGACCTGAAGATGACGAAGCCATTTCCCTC GCCTTTAGCAAGAAGAAGGTGGACGAGCGTAAAGAGTGGCTCACCAACTTCATGGTTAACCGGCGCCAGCGCAGGGCTCACAACCTGCCAGAG GATTACCTGTACAGCCAGTCCACCAAGTCGCTCTCCTACAACGACTTCGTCAACAAGGAGCTGGTGCTCTTCTCCAACTCTGACAATGAGAGGTCCATCCCCTGCCTGGTGGACG gtctgAAACCAGGCCAGAGGAAGGTGCTGTTCAGTTGCTTCAAGAGGAACGACAAGCGGGAGGTGAAGGTGGCCCAGCTGGCTGGCTCGGTGGCGGAGATGTCCGCCTACCACCACGGAGAG ATCTCGCTCATGATGACCATTGTCGGTTTGGCCCAGAACTTTGTGGGAAGCAACAACTTgaacctgctgcagcctctggGTCAGTTCGGAACCAGGTTGCACGGCGGCAAGGACTCTGCCAGCCCTCGATACATCTTCACCATGCTCAG CCCTCTGGCCCGCCTCCTTTTCCCAGCTGTGGATGACAACCTGCTCAAGTACAACGTTGACGACAACCAGCGCGTGGAGCCCGAGTGGTACCTGCCCATCATCCCCACCGTGCTGGTGAACGGCGCCGAGGGCATCGGCACCGGCTGGGCCAGCAAGATCCCCAACTACAACATCCGGGAGATCGTCTCCAACATCCACCGCCTGCTCAGCGGCGACGAGCCCCTCCCCATG CTTCCAAACTACAAGGGCTTCAGAGGTACGATTGACCAGGTGATGGACAACCAGTTCATCAACAGCGGGGAGGTGGCCATCGTTGATTCCACCACCATTGAGATCTCGGAGTTGCCTGTCAAAACCTGGACGCAG TGCTACAAGGAGAACGTGTTGGAGCCCATGCTGAATGGCTCAGACAAAGTCCCGCCTCTGATCACAGACTACAAGGAGTACCACACCGACACCACTGTGCGCTTCGTGGTCAAGATGACCGAAGAGAAGCTGTGTGAGGCGGAGGCCGCCGGCCTGCACAAAGTCTTCAAACTTCAGAACACCCTCACCTGCAATTCCATG GTCCTGTTTGACCACGTGGGCAGCCTGATTAAGTACGAGTCTGTGCAGGATGTCCTGAAGGCCTTCTTTGAGTTGCGGATGAAGTACTACGTGCTGCGGAAGGACTGGTTGGTGGGCATGCTGGGGGCAGAGAGCGCCAAGCTCACCAACCAAGCTCGCTTCATCTTGGAGAAAATCGAGGGCAGCCTGGTCATCG AGAACAAGCCAAAGAAGGAGCTGATTCGCATGCTGCAGCAGATGGGCTACGACTCTGACCCGGTCAAGGCTTGGAAACAGGCCCAAGAGAAG AACGTGGACatcgtggaggaggagcaggaggaaggagccgaggaggaggaggaggaggacaccagcGGGCCGGACTACAACTACCTGCTGAGCATGCCCATGTGGTACCTgaccaaagaaaagaaggacGAGCTGTGCAAACAGAGGGACGCCAAG CTGACCGAGCTCAACACCCTGAAGAAGAAGGCTCCCACGGACCTGTGGAAGGAAGACCTGGCCGCCTTCCTGGAGGAACTGGAG GTGgttgaggaaaaggaaaaggaggctGCCAGAATGCCGGTGGCCAAAAAGGGGCCCGCCAAGGGCAAAGCGCTGAAGGTGAAGCAGGAGACTCAGCCCACGCCGCAAGGTCGCCGCGTGGTCCCCCGCATCACCAGCACCATGAAGGCCGAAGCCAACAAGAAGGCTTGTctcaggagaggagagggcaaGAGGCCCAAAAATGTCAAG ACGGAGAAAGTGGTGGTGAAGATGGAGtttggagaagaggaggagaacgaggggCCGGGGGAGGAGATGAGCTTGGCTGCACGACTGGGCAAGAAACCGAGAGtcatgaaaagggaaaaag AAGTGTCAAAGAGCAGCCGGCAGAGCACCCTCCAGTTCAAGCCCGTGTCCAAGAAGCCCAAAAAGAACCCGTGGTCGGACGACGATTCGGAGGCCAATGTGTCCGACAGTGAGATGGACGAAGAAGTCGCCCCGAGGGAGAAGGTCCAACGCAAAACTAAAG CTGCGGTGACGTACAACATGTCCGACAGCGAGAGCGAGGTCGACGACAGGGGGGCGAAGGCCGCGCCGAGGCGGAGGGCCGTTGCCAGCGACGACGAGGATGACTTTGTCCCAGAACCCACGGCCGACAGCGACGCGGACTCTCCCGCCCCCCGTCCCAAAGCTCCAGAGCCCCC GAGGAAGGAAACGGCAAAGAGTAAAGCGACCGTTAAAAGCAAGTTGAGCT CTCAGTCGGACGATCAGTTGGCTCCGCCCAAAGCGCCAGCTCAACGCAAGACCAAGGCTGCGCCAAAGAAGTCTGCGTCTGCCAGGAAGCCTGCTGCTAAGAAGGCTGCAG ATGTGAAGCAGCCGTCCATCGTAGACGCTCTCTCCAAGTCCAAACCCGCTAAGCGGGTCCCTTCGTTCGACTCGGGCGACTCCGACAGCGACGCCAAGGCTCCGGTCACAAAGGCCAAACAGGTGAAGCGGAAGAAGGTCGTCAGCAACGACTCCGACAGCAGCTCGGGCGACCTGATGTCCCGCCTGAAGGCCAAAACCGTCACCGGCAAG AAAACCAATAGCTGGGACATGGACGACAGCTTCCAGCTCTCGGACCAGGaggccgccgcccccctcgcagCGAGAGACAAACCCGCCCGAGCCCGGAAGCCTGTGACCTACAAGCTGCAGTCGGACTCGGACTCAGACGACTTTTGA
- the top2a gene encoding DNA topoisomerase 2-alpha isoform X2, which translates to MAEPLKSLFDNKPMEKIKKDPKRMSVERIYQKKTQLEHILLRPDTYIGSVEPVTQQMWVYDEDDGLNCRDVTFVPGLYKIFDEILVNAADNKQRDKKMSTIKINIDIENNTISVWNNGRGIPVVEHKVEKVYVPALIFGQLLTSSNYDDDEKKVTGGRNGYGAKLCNIFSTKFTVETSCKESKKSFKQVWYDNMSRTGDSQIKPFDGEEYTCITFRPDLAKFKMSILDRDTVALMTRRAYDIAGVSKGVRVFFNDKKLPLTGFRSYVDMYVKDRVDELGAALTVVHEVVNDRWEVCLTTSEKGFQQVSFVNSIATTKGGRHVDYVADQVVSKLIEVVKKKNKAGVAVKPFQVKNHLCVFVNCLIENPTFDSQTKENMTLQQKTFGSTCPLSDKFIKQATSCGVVESIMNWVKFKAQTQLNKKCSTVKHTKIKGVPKLDDANDAGGKNSIGCTLILTEGDSAKTLAVSGLGVVGRDHYGVFPLRGKMLNVREATLKQIMENAEINSIIKIIGLQYKKNYSDPESLKSLRYGKIMIMTDQDQDGSHIKGLLINFIHHNWPSLLRHNFLEEFITPIIKATHKKSQLSFYSIPEYNAWKQSQPNQKAWKIKYYKGLGTSTSQEAKEYFSDMQRHRIPFKYSGPEDDEAISLAFSKKKVDERKEWLTNFMVNRRQRRAHNLPEDYLYSQSTKSLSYNDFVNKELVLFSNSDNERSIPCLVDGLKPGQRKVLFSCFKRNDKREVKVAQLAGSVAEMSAYHHGEISLMMTIVGLAQNFVGSNNLNLLQPLGQFGTRLHGGKDSASPRYIFTMLSPLARLLFPAVDDNLLKYNVDDNQRVEPEWYLPIIPTVLVNGAEGIGTGWASKIPNYNIREIVSNIHRLLSGDEPLPMLPNYKGFRGTIDQVMDNQFINSGEVAIVDSTTIEISELPVKTWTQCYKENVLEPMLNGSDKVPPLITDYKEYHTDTTVRFVVKMTEEKLCEAEAAGLHKVFKLQNTLTCNSMVLFDHVGSLIKYESVQDVLKAFFELRMKYYVLRKDWLVGMLGAESAKLTNQARFILEKIEGSLVIENKPKKELIRMLQQMGYDSDPVKAWKQAQEKNVDIVEEEQEEGAEEEEEEDTSGPDYNYLLSMPMWYLTKEKKDELCKQRDAKLTELNTLKKKAPTDLWKEDLAAFLEELEVVEEKEKEAARMPVAKKGPAKGKALKVKQETQPTPQGRRVVPRITSTMKAEANKKACLRRGEGKRPKNVKTEKVVVKMEFGEEEENEGPGEEMSLAARLGKKPRVMKREKEVSKSSRQSTLQFKPVSKKPKKNPWSDDDSEANVSDSEMDEEVAPREKVQRKTKAAVTYNMSDSESEVDDRGAKAAPRRRAVASDDEDDFVPEPTADSDADSPAPRPKAPEPPRKETAKSKATVKSKLSSQSDDQLAPPKAPAQRKTKAAPKKSASARKPAAKKAADVKQPSIVDALSKSKPAKRVPSFDSGDSDSDAKAPVTKAKQVKRKKVVSNDSDSSSGDLMSRLKAKTVTGKKTNSWDMDDSFQLSDQEAAAPLAARDKPARARKPVTYKLQSDSDSDDF; encoded by the exons ATGGCGGAACCACTGAAG AGCCTCTTTGATAACAAGCCCATGGAAAAGATAAAGAAAGATCCCAAGCGGATGTCGGTGGAGAGAATCTATCAGAAGAAGACTCAGTTGGAGCACATTTTGCTCCGACCGGACACCTACATTGGATCTGTAGAGCCAGTCACCCAA CAAATGTGGGTGTACGATGAGGACGATGGACTGAACTGCCGTGATGTGACGTTTGTCCCTGGGCTTTACAAGATTTTTGATGAGATCCTTG TAAATGCAGCTGACAATAAGCAAAGGGACAAGAAGATGTCCACCATCAAGATCAACATAGACAT TGAAAACAACACCATCAGTGTGTGGAATAACGGGAGGGGGATCCCTGTGGTGGAGCACAAAGTGGAGAAGGTCTATGTGCCTGCTCTCATCTTTGGACAGCTCCTCACCTCCAGTAACTATGACGATGACGAGAAGAAAGTCACTG GTGGACGCAATGGATATGGCGCTAAACTTTGCAACATCTTTAGCACAAAGTTCACTGTAGAGACTTCCTGTAAGGAGTCAAAGAAGAGCTTCAAGCAG GTTTGGTATGACAACATGAGCAGGACCGGAGATTCCCAAATCAAACCCTTCGACGGGGAGGAATACACCTGCATCACCTTCAGGCCGGACCTCGCCAAGTTCAAGATGAGCATCCTGGACAGAGACACGGTGGCTCTGATGACCAGGCGGGCGTACGACATCGCTGGAGTCTCCAAGGGCGTTCGTGTGTTCTTCAACGACAAGAAGCTGCCA CTCACAGGTTTCCGTAGCTACGTGGACATGTACGTGAAGGACCGGGTGGACGAGCTCGGCGCCGCCCTCACCGTGGTCCACGAGGTCGTCAACGACCGCTGGGAGGTCTGCCTCACCACGAGCGAGAAGGGTTTCCAGCAAGTCAGCTTCGTCAACAGCATCGCTACGACCAAG GGAGGGAGGCACGTCGACTACGTTGCTGACCAGGTGGTTAGCAAGCTCATCGAagtggtgaagaagaagaacaaggcCGGGGTGGCCGTCAAGCCGTTCCAG GTGAAGaaccacctgtgtgtgtttgtcaattGCCTGATCGAGAACCCGACCTTTGACTCTCAGACCAAAGAGAACATGACGCTGCAGCAGAAGACCTTTGGCTCCACTTGTCCGCTCAGTGACAAGTTTATCAAACAG GCCACATCCTGCGGGGTTGTGGAGAGCATCATGAACTGGGTGAAGTTCAAGGCTCAGACCCAACTAAACAAGAAATGCTCAACCGTTAAGCACACAAAAATCAAAGGGGTGCCAAAGCTGGACGATGCCAACGATGCAG GTGGGAAGAACTCCATCGGCTGCACGCTCATCCTCACGGAGGGGGACTCGGCCAAGACGCTGGCCGTGTCTGGGCTGGGCGTGGTCGGCAGGGACCACTACGGCGTCTTCCCCCTCAGGGGAAAAATGCTCAACGTCCGGGAGGCAACGCTCAAGCAG ATAATGGAGAACGCCGAAATCAACAGCATCATTAAGATCATCGGCCTTCAGTACAAGAAGAACTACAGCGACCCGGAATCCCTCAAGAGTCTGCGTTATGGCAAGATCATGATCATGACCGATCAG GATCAAGACGGCTCCCACATCAAGGGGCTCCTAATCAACTTCATCCATCACAACTGGCCGTCTCTGCTGCGCCACAacttcctggaggagttcaTCACGCCCATCATCAAG GCAACTCATAAGAAGTCTCAGCTGTCCTTCTACAGTATCCCTGAATACAACGCATGGAAGCAAAGCCAGCCCAACCAAAAAGCTTGGAAGATAAAATACTACAAAG GTTTGGGAACCAGCACATCTCAGGAAGCCAAGGAGTACTTCTCTGACATGCAGAGACACCGGATCCCATTCAAGTACTCCGGACCTGAAGATGACGAAGCCATTTCCCTC GCCTTTAGCAAGAAGAAGGTGGACGAGCGTAAAGAGTGGCTCACCAACTTCATGGTTAACCGGCGCCAGCGCAGGGCTCACAACCTGCCAGAG GATTACCTGTACAGCCAGTCCACCAAGTCGCTCTCCTACAACGACTTCGTCAACAAGGAGCTGGTGCTCTTCTCCAACTCTGACAATGAGAGGTCCATCCCCTGCCTGGTGGACG gtctgAAACCAGGCCAGAGGAAGGTGCTGTTCAGTTGCTTCAAGAGGAACGACAAGCGGGAGGTGAAGGTGGCCCAGCTGGCTGGCTCGGTGGCGGAGATGTCCGCCTACCACCACGGAGAG ATCTCGCTCATGATGACCATTGTCGGTTTGGCCCAGAACTTTGTGGGAAGCAACAACTTgaacctgctgcagcctctggGTCAGTTCGGAACCAGGTTGCACGGCGGCAAGGACTCTGCCAGCCCTCGATACATCTTCACCATGCTCAG CCCTCTGGCCCGCCTCCTTTTCCCAGCTGTGGATGACAACCTGCTCAAGTACAACGTTGACGACAACCAGCGCGTGGAGCCCGAGTGGTACCTGCCCATCATCCCCACCGTGCTGGTGAACGGCGCCGAGGGCATCGGCACCGGCTGGGCCAGCAAGATCCCCAACTACAACATCCGGGAGATCGTCTCCAACATCCACCGCCTGCTCAGCGGCGACGAGCCCCTCCCCATG CTTCCAAACTACAAGGGCTTCAGAGGTACGATTGACCAGGTGATGGACAACCAGTTCATCAACAGCGGGGAGGTGGCCATCGTTGATTCCACCACCATTGAGATCTCGGAGTTGCCTGTCAAAACCTGGACGCAG TGCTACAAGGAGAACGTGTTGGAGCCCATGCTGAATGGCTCAGACAAAGTCCCGCCTCTGATCACAGACTACAAGGAGTACCACACCGACACCACTGTGCGCTTCGTGGTCAAGATGACCGAAGAGAAGCTGTGTGAGGCGGAGGCCGCCGGCCTGCACAAAGTCTTCAAACTTCAGAACACCCTCACCTGCAATTCCATG GTCCTGTTTGACCACGTGGGCAGCCTGATTAAGTACGAGTCTGTGCAGGATGTCCTGAAGGCCTTCTTTGAGTTGCGGATGAAGTACTACGTGCTGCGGAAGGACTGGTTGGTGGGCATGCTGGGGGCAGAGAGCGCCAAGCTCACCAACCAAGCTCGCTTCATCTTGGAGAAAATCGAGGGCAGCCTGGTCATCG AGAACAAGCCAAAGAAGGAGCTGATTCGCATGCTGCAGCAGATGGGCTACGACTCTGACCCGGTCAAGGCTTGGAAACAGGCCCAAGAGAAG AACGTGGACatcgtggaggaggagcaggaggaaggagccgaggaggaggaggaggaggacaccagcGGGCCGGACTACAACTACCTGCTGAGCATGCCCATGTGGTACCTgaccaaagaaaagaaggacGAGCTGTGCAAACAGAGGGACGCCAAG CTGACCGAGCTCAACACCCTGAAGAAGAAGGCTCCCACGGACCTGTGGAAGGAAGACCTGGCCGCCTTCCTGGAGGAACTGGAG GTGgttgaggaaaaggaaaaggaggctGCCAGAATGCCGGTGGCCAAAAAGGGGCCCGCCAAGGGCAAAGCGCTGAAGGTGAAGCAGGAGACTCAGCCCACGCCGCAAGGTCGCCGCGTGGTCCCCCGCATCACCAGCACCATGAAGGCCGAAGCCAACAAGAAGGCTTGTctcaggagaggagagggcaaGAGGCCCAAAAATGTCAAG ACGGAGAAAGTGGTGGTGAAGATGGAGtttggagaagaggaggagaacgaggggCCGGGGGAGGAGATGAGCTTGGCTGCACGACTGGGCAAGAAACCGAGAGtcatgaaaagggaaaaag AAGTGTCAAAGAGCAGCCGGCAGAGCACCCTCCAGTTCAAGCCCGTGTCCAAGAAGCCCAAAAAGAACCCGTGGTCGGACGACGATTCGGAGGCCAATGTGTCCGACAGTGAGATGGACGAAGAAGTCGCCCCGAGGGAGAAGGTCCAACGCAAAACTAAAG CTGCGGTGACGTACAACATGTCCGACAGCGAGAGCGAGGTCGACGACAGGGGGGCGAAGGCCGCGCCGAGGCGGAGGGCCGTTGCCAGCGACGACGAGGATGACTTTGTCCCAGAACCCACGGCCGACAGCGACGCGGACTCTCCCGCCCCCCGTCCCAAAGCTCCAGAGCCCCC GAGGAAGGAAACGGCAAAGAGTAAAGCGACCGTTAAAAGCAAGTTGAGCT CTCAGTCGGACGATCAGTTGGCTCCGCCCAAAGCGCCAGCTCAACGCAAGACCAAGGCTGCGCCAAAGAAGTCTGCGTCTGCCAGGAAGCCTGCTGCTAAGAAGGCTGCAG ATGTGAAGCAGCCGTCCATCGTAGACGCTCTCTCCAAGTCCAAACCCGCTAAGCGGGTCCCTTCGTTCGACTCGGGCGACTCCGACAGCGACGCCAAGGCTCCGGTCACAAAGGCCAAACAGGTGAAGCGGAAGAAGGTCGTCAGCAACGACTCCGACAGCAGCTCGGGCGACCTGATGTCCCGCCTGAAGGCCAAAACCGTCACCGGCAAG AAAACCAATAGCTGGGACATGGACGACAGCTTCCAGCTCTCGGACCAGGaggccgccgcccccctcgcagCGAGAGACAAACCCGCCCGAGCCCGGAAGCCTGTGACCTACAAGCTGCAGTCGGACTCGGACTCAGACGACTTTTGA